A region of Marmota flaviventris isolate mMarFla1 chromosome 11, mMarFla1.hap1, whole genome shotgun sequence DNA encodes the following proteins:
- the LOC114097951 gene encoding gamma-crystallin E-like, translating to MGKITFYEDRGFQGRHYECSSDHSNLQPYFSRCNSVRVDSGCWMLYEQPNYLGGQYFLRRGDYPDYQQWMGLSDSVRSCRLIPHSSSHRIRIYEREDYRGQMVEITEDCSSLQDRFHFSDINSFHVLEGYWVLYELPNYLGRQYLLTPGEYRRYVDWGALSARVGSLRRVIDFY from the exons ATGGGGAAG ATCACCTTCTACGAGGACAGGGGCTTCCAGGGCCGCCACTATGAGTGCAGCAGCGACCACTCCAACCTGCAGCCCTACTTCAGCCGCTGCAACTCGGTGCGCGTGGACAGCGGCTGCTGGATGCTCTATGAGCAGCCCAACTACTTGGGCGGCCAGTACTTCCTGCGGCGCGGGGACTACCCCGACTACCAGCAGTGGATGGGCCTCAGCGACTCCGTCCGCTCCTGCCGCCTCATCCCCCAC TCCAGCTCTCACAGGATCAGGATCTATGAGCGAGAGGACTACAGGGGCCAGATGGTAGAGATCACCGAGGACTGCTCCTCTCTTCAGGACCGCTTCCACTTCAGTGACATCAACTCTTTCCACGTGCTAGAGGGCTACTGGGTCCTCTATGAGCTGCCCAACTACCTGGGGCGACAGTACCTGCTGACGCCGGGGGAGTACAGGCGCTACGTCGACTGGGGCGCCCTGAGTGCCCGAGTGGGCTCTTTGCGGAGGGTTATAGAtttctattga